The window gaggataagagagagaggagtaggggataagagagaggagagagagaaaggcagaagtaGGACAGGAGGGGataagaaagagagaaaaagagacaggcgTAGGAGAGGAGGGGATAAGAGACAGGGTGAAGGAGAAgacatgggggggaaagaggaggagtagaggagtagggtggaggagagcagggggggggtggtaGTTTACGTATCAGAGGGCCATGAGTGAGGGGGAGCTGAGTGAGTCGGAGGATGAGCGCTCACtcccgctgctccgctggtaTCGGACTCCACAGGCTCCTCCCTCTGGGTAGGTGAAGACAAATGAAGAGGTATAAGAGGCCACAGCTGCACAGTCTAACTCCCGTGGCGGCAAACAGACAGGGAAGGTGGCTACCTCCGGCTGGGGGTAGGAGGGCAGGAGGGCTCCGGGGGGGTACGAGGCCGGGCCCGGAAGGGGCAGGTCGGAGTCCTCGTCATAGGGTAGTTTACACCCCGGCCGGTGAGATAGCAGTGTAAACTCCAATTGCTCCTTCTGTCTGCGAAGGTCACTGATCTCCGACTCCAAGGTGGACTTCTCCTCCTCCAGGAGGTCTGTCTCCTgaatggagagagggagtgagagagagagagtgtgagaagaGAGGTAGGGGGGGAACAGAGGGGCACAgatagggaagggagagagggagtgtgagaggagtGAAGGAAAGGGAGATAAGAGGGAGGAGAGGGCATCTAAGAGATAGATGAATAGGTGATGAAGATATATacacactctgcagtctgacagagggatagatacagagggatgacggaggtatacacactctgcagtctgacagagggatagatacagagggatgacggaggtatacacacactctgcagtctgacagagggatagatacagagagatgacggaggtatacacgctctgcagtctgacagagggatagatacagagggatgacggaggtatacacacgctctgcagtctgacagagggatagatacagagggatgacggaggtatacacacgctctgcagtctgacagagggatagatacagagagatgacggaggtatacacacgctctgcagtctgacagagggatagatacagagagatgacggaggtatacacacgctctgcagtctgacagagggatagatacagagagatgacggaggtatacacacgctctgtagtctgacagagggatagatacagagagatgacagaggtatacacacgctctgcagtctgacagagggatagatacagagagatgacggaggtatacacgctctgcagtctgacagagggatagatacagagggatgacggaggtatacacacgctctgcagtctgacagagggatagatacagagggatgacggaggtatacacacgctctgcagtctgatagagggatagatacagagggatgacggagatatacacacgctctgcagtctgacagagagatagatacagagagatgacggaggtatacacacgctctgcagtctgacagagggatagatacagagagatGACAGAGGTAtacacgctctgcagtctgaaagagggatagatacagagggatgacggaggtatacacacgctctgcagtctgacaaagggatagatacagagggatgacggaggtatacacgCTCTGCAAtctgacagagggatagatacagagagatgacggaggtatacacacgctctgcagtctgacagagggatagatacagagagatgacggaggtatacacacgctctgcagtctgacagagggatagatacagagggatgacggaggtatacacgctctgcagtctgatagagggatagatacagagggatgacggaggtatacacactctctgcagtctgacagagggatagatacagagagatgacggaggtatacacacgctctgcagtctgacagagggatagatacagagagatgacggaggtatacacacgctctgcagtctgacagagggatagatacagagggatgacggagatatacacacgctctgcagtctgacagagagatagatacagagagatgacggaggtatacacacgctctgcagtctgacagagggatagatacagagagatgacggaggtatacacacgctctgcagtctgacagagggatagatacagagagatgacggaggtatacacacgctctgcagtctgacagagggatagatacagagagatGACAGAGGTAtacacgctctgcagtctgaaagagggatagatacagagggatgacggaggtatacacacgctctgcagtctgacagagggatagatacagagggatgacggaggtatacacgCTCTGCAAtctgacagagggatagatacagagagatgacggaggtatacacacgctctgcagtctgacagagg is drawn from Ascaphus truei isolate aAscTru1 chromosome 7, aAscTru1.hap1, whole genome shotgun sequence and contains these coding sequences:
- the FOSB gene encoding protein FosB isoform X4; amino-acid sequence: MAQSQPLPGPSVDPYDLPGTSYSSLPGGYGPPPPQGPGAGTRPARARAKRSRDEALTPEEEEKRRVRRERNKLAAAKCRNRRRELTDRLQSETDLLEEEKSTLESEISDLRRQKEQLEFTLLSHRPGCKLPYDEDSDLPLPGPASYPPGALLPSYPQPEVATFPVCLPPRELDCAAVASYTSSFVFTYPEGGACGVRYQRSSGSERSSSDSLSSPSLMAL
- the FOSB gene encoding protein FosB isoform X3, with translation MECVALCDVPTSFVPTVTAITSSQDLQWLVTPALISSMAQSQPLPGPSVDPYDLPGTSYSSLPGGYGPPPPQGPGAGTRPARARAKRSRDEALTPEEEEKRRVRRERNKLAAAKCRNRRRELTDRLQSETDLLEEEKSTLESEISDLRRQKEQLEFTLLSHRPGCKLPYDEDSDLPLPGPASYPPGALLPSYPQPEVATFPVCLPPRELDCAAVASYTSSFVFTYPEGGACGVRYQRSSGSERSSSDSLSSPSLMAL